A stretch of Alkalibacter saccharofermentans DSM 14828 DNA encodes these proteins:
- the mnmA gene encoding tRNA 2-thiouridine(34) synthase MnmA: MTENKKTVVVGMSGGVDSSVAALLLKKQGYNVIGIFMKNWEETEDDGACTAEEDYEDVRRVCDKLEIPYYTVNFSKEYWDRVFAYFLEEYKRGRTPNPDILCNKEIKFKAFLDYALNVAGADYLATGHYAKIQEKDGYCRLLKSEDKNKDQTYFLCQLSQQQISKAMFPLGDIPKEEVRKIAAENGLLTAGKKDSTGICFIGERDFKKFLSRYLPAKKGEIKDPKGNIKGTHNGLMYYTLGQRKGLGIGGEGTGEPWFVYKKDLNTNTLYVVQGEMNPLLFSNGLIGSKVNWTAKIPEGKDIRLKAKFRYRQQDQDVVLNVLEGGRIKVMFDKPQKAVTPGQQVVLYDGDECLGGAEIDEILSGKP; this comes from the coding sequence ATGACAGAAAATAAAAAAACTGTAGTGGTGGGAATGTCAGGAGGAGTGGACTCCTCCGTGGCAGCATTGCTGCTTAAAAAACAAGGCTACAATGTCATCGGGATTTTCATGAAAAACTGGGAAGAGACGGAAGATGACGGAGCATGTACTGCAGAAGAAGATTACGAAGATGTCAGACGGGTATGCGACAAGCTTGAGATTCCTTATTATACGGTTAATTTCAGCAAAGAATACTGGGATAGGGTCTTTGCGTATTTTCTCGAAGAGTACAAGAGAGGCAGGACGCCAAATCCTGACATACTCTGTAATAAAGAAATAAAATTCAAGGCTTTTTTAGACTATGCCCTGAATGTTGCAGGCGCTGACTACCTGGCAACGGGACATTATGCAAAGATTCAGGAAAAGGACGGATATTGCAGGCTTCTTAAGTCAGAAGATAAAAACAAGGATCAGACCTACTTTTTATGTCAGTTAAGCCAGCAACAGATTTCAAAAGCCATGTTTCCCTTGGGAGATATCCCAAAAGAAGAAGTTAGAAAAATAGCTGCAGAAAACGGATTGCTAACGGCAGGCAAAAAGGATTCCACAGGTATATGCTTTATTGGAGAGAGGGACTTTAAAAAGTTTTTAAGCAGGTATCTGCCTGCAAAAAAAGGCGAGATTAAAGATCCAAAGGGCAACATCAAGGGCACTCATAACGGCCTTATGTACTACACCCTGGGGCAGAGAAAGGGACTGGGCATCGGTGGAGAAGGCACGGGAGAACCTTGGTTTGTATACAAAAAAGATCTTAATACAAATACCCTTTACGTAGTCCAAGGGGAGATGAACCCATTACTTTTCAGCAACGGCCTCATAGGCTCAAAGGTCAACTGGACGGCTAAAATTCCGGAAGGCAAAGACATAAGGCTTAAGGCCAAGTTTCGGTACAGACAGCAAGACCAAGACGTGGTCTTAAACGTATTGGAAGGCGGACGAATCAAAGTAATGTTCGACAAGCCTCAAAAGGCAGTCACCCCTGGACAGCAGGTAGTTTTATACGATGGGGATGAATGCCTTGGGGGAGCAGAAATAGACGAAATACTCTCAGGAAAGCCGTGA
- a CDS encoding C-GCAxxG-C-C family (seleno)protein: MLSEKAEKYVESEFAYGDDHKLYHYNCAETLLNSCNDEYCLDLDARALKMMVPFGGGFYCEKACGVLTGALAAAGVMYAQDKPTTNEKVKAFAQKWVEAFEKEFGSTECVDVKRDHKHETKKCGPVMIRGAQIFEEVVKGFEEEWKAK, encoded by the coding sequence ATGTTAAGTGAAAAGGCGGAAAAATACGTTGAAAGTGAATTTGCATACGGAGACGACCATAAGCTATACCACTACAACTGTGCAGAAACGCTTCTAAACAGCTGTAATGACGAATACTGTCTAGACCTTGACGCCAGGGCGCTGAAAATGATGGTTCCTTTTGGTGGAGGGTTTTACTGCGAAAAAGCATGCGGAGTGCTGACTGGAGCATTGGCTGCAGCAGGAGTCATGTACGCCCAGGACAAGCCAACAACCAACGAAAAGGTAAAAGCTTTTGCTCAAAAGTGGGTTGAAGCCTTCGAAAAGGAATTTGGGTCTACTGAATGCGTGGACGTCAAAAGAGACCATAAGCACGAGACGAAAAAATGCGGCCCTGTCATGATAAGGGGAGCGCAGATTTTTGAGGAAGTAGTAAAAGGATTTGAAGAAGAGTGGAAGGCAAAATAA